The Sesamum indicum cultivar Zhongzhi No. 13 linkage group LG2, S_indicum_v1.0, whole genome shotgun sequence genome contains a region encoding:
- the LOC105156275 gene encoding rRNA-processing protein fcf2, producing the protein MSENNAVIGLSWQPKLDAFSSTKVEKISSKEAETSALYKPNSQLIDGLFLPPNDPRKLNKLSKKQVKDTAGKNWFDMPAQTITPELKKDLQLLKLRSAVDPKRHYKKGDSRSKTLPKYFQVGTVIESATEFFTGRLTKKERKTTLADELLSDGNLREYRKRKVREIEEVNRPAGVDKWKLKKSRKHGKSGKSNRSKKGH; encoded by the exons ATGTCGGAAAACAACGCGGTGATAGGGCTTTCATGGCAACCTAAACTGGATGCTTTTTCATCTACCAAAGTTGAAAAGATCTCTTCCAAGGAAGCTGAAACCAGTGCCCTTTACAAACCCAATTCTCAACTCATTGATGGTCTTTTTCTTCCTCCCAATGACCCCAGAAAGCTCAACAAATTGTCCAAGAAACAAGTAAAGGATACTGCCGGCAAGAATTG GTTTGATATGCCTGCTCAAACAATCACCCCGGAGCTGAAAAAAGATCTCCAGCTATTGAAG TTGAGGAGTGCAGTAGATCCCAAAAGGCACTATAAGAAGGGTGATTCTAGATCAAAAACACTTCCCAAGTATTTCCAG GTGGGCACTGTTATAGAGTCAGCAACTGAGTTCTTTACTGGTAGACTTACTAAGAAGGAGAGGAAAACAACCCTTGCTGATGAGCTGCTCTCCGATGGTAACCTTCGTGAATATAG GAAACGAAAGGTTCGAGAGATTGAAGAAGTAAACCGGCCAGCTGGGGTGGACAAGTGGAAGTTAAAGAAGTCGCGGAAGCATGGAAAGTCAGGAAAGAGTAATAGATCAAAAAAAGGGCACTGA
- the LOC105156276 gene encoding probable S-adenosylmethionine-dependent methyltransferase At5g37990 isoform X2, producing the protein MKMFQPYLWRRCSIRSPALGRMLSRYAMNGGDGPHSYAQNSSYQKGFVDVAKPIIEEEISRKLDIKHLSSTFRIADFGCSTGHNSCAAMQIITEAIRRRFEIEGLISQIPNFYVFFNDKVTNDFNTLFNSLPRERLYGAAGVPGSFHGRRLPKAILDFAYSSCSLHWLSEVPKAVLDNTSPAWNQGKIHYAGARREVCEEYVNQFAKDMESFLDSRAEELVPGGLMALLVPAVPATWDPNSAYTMTTENYLFGTCFMDMAKTGRFSKAKVDSFNIPVYFPIPQQFKAIIERNDKYTIERMEVLDNPGKRNLIGPKDRAAYLRAVSEEMLIDHFGSEIIEELFDRYTKKLEASPLFSDPDCDKSIIMFVLLQRKPESYCSAS; encoded by the exons ATGAAGATGTTCCAACCATATTTGTGGAGGCGTTGCTCGATCAGATCTCCAGCACTTGGACGAATGCTCAGCCGCTATGCTATGAATGGTGGAGATGGACCTCATAGCTATGCCCAAAACTCATCCTATCAG AAGGGATTTGTGGATGTGGCAAAACCTATAATTGAGGAAGAAATTTCCAGAAAACTAGATATCAAACACCTTTCATCCACTTTCAGGATTGCGGATTTTGGCTGCTCAACGGGGCACAATTCTTGTGCAGCCATGCAAATTATAACTGAAGCCATCAGGCGGAGGTTTGAAATAGAGggattaatttctcaaattccGAATTTTTACGTGTTCTTTAATGATAAAGTCACCAATGATTTCAACACTCTTTTCAATTCACTTCCACGAGAAAGACTTTATGGTGCTGCTGGAGTACCAGGTTCTTTTCATGGCCGGCGGTTGCCGAAAGCTATACTTGATTTTGCTTATTCCAGTTGTTCCCTTCACTGGCTCTCGGAGGTACCGAAGGCAGTGCTGGACAATACGTCTCCTGCATGGAACCAGGGGAAAATTCACTATGCGGGAGCAAGAAGAGAAGTGTGTGAAGAGTATGTCAATCAGTTTGCCAAGGATATGGAGTCATTCTTGGATTCTAGAGCAGAGGAGCTGGTGCCTGGAGGGCTAATGGCCCTTCTTGTCCCTGCAGTCCCTGCTACCTGGGATCCCAACTCGGCCTACACAATGACCACCGAGAATTATCTTTTTGGTACATGCTTCATGGACATGGCGAAAACG GGAAGATTCAGCAAAGCGAAGGTAGACTCCTTCAACATTCCGGTATATTTTCCCATCCCACAACAATTCAAGGCCATAATAGAGAGGAACGACAAATACACAATCGAAAGAATGGAGGTCCTAGACAATCCAGGGAAGCGCAACTTGATCGGCCCAAAAGACCGTGCTGCATACCTCAGAGCAGTCTCTGAGGAAATGCTGATAGATCACTTTGGAAGCGAAATAATTGAAGAATTGTTTGATCGCTACACAAAGAAACTTGAAGCTTCACCGCTTTTCTCAGATCCCGACTGTGACAAGTCAATTATAATGTTTGTCCTCCTCCAGCGCAAACCAGAATCATATTGTTCTGCTTCTTGA
- the LOC105156276 gene encoding probable S-adenosylmethionine-dependent methyltransferase At5g37990 isoform X1: MKMFQPYLWRRCSIRSPALGRMLSRYAMNGGDGPHSYAQNSSYQKGFVDVAKPIIEEEISRKLDIKHLSSTFRIADFGCSTGHNSCAAMQIITEAIRRRFEIEGLISQIPNFYVFFNDKVTNDFNTLFNSLPRERLYGAAGVPGSFHGRRLPKAILDFAYSSCSLHWLSEVPKAVLDNTSPAWNQGKIHYAGARREVCEEYVNQFAKDMESFLDSRAEELVPGGLMALLVPAVPATWDPNSAYTMTTENYLFGTCFMDMAKTDENHQNKRLLLQGRFSKAKVDSFNIPVYFPIPQQFKAIIERNDKYTIERMEVLDNPGKRNLIGPKDRAAYLRAVSEEMLIDHFGSEIIEELFDRYTKKLEASPLFSDPDCDKSIIMFVLLQRKPESYCSAS; encoded by the exons ATGAAGATGTTCCAACCATATTTGTGGAGGCGTTGCTCGATCAGATCTCCAGCACTTGGACGAATGCTCAGCCGCTATGCTATGAATGGTGGAGATGGACCTCATAGCTATGCCCAAAACTCATCCTATCAG AAGGGATTTGTGGATGTGGCAAAACCTATAATTGAGGAAGAAATTTCCAGAAAACTAGATATCAAACACCTTTCATCCACTTTCAGGATTGCGGATTTTGGCTGCTCAACGGGGCACAATTCTTGTGCAGCCATGCAAATTATAACTGAAGCCATCAGGCGGAGGTTTGAAATAGAGggattaatttctcaaattccGAATTTTTACGTGTTCTTTAATGATAAAGTCACCAATGATTTCAACACTCTTTTCAATTCACTTCCACGAGAAAGACTTTATGGTGCTGCTGGAGTACCAGGTTCTTTTCATGGCCGGCGGTTGCCGAAAGCTATACTTGATTTTGCTTATTCCAGTTGTTCCCTTCACTGGCTCTCGGAGGTACCGAAGGCAGTGCTGGACAATACGTCTCCTGCATGGAACCAGGGGAAAATTCACTATGCGGGAGCAAGAAGAGAAGTGTGTGAAGAGTATGTCAATCAGTTTGCCAAGGATATGGAGTCATTCTTGGATTCTAGAGCAGAGGAGCTGGTGCCTGGAGGGCTAATGGCCCTTCTTGTCCCTGCAGTCCCTGCTACCTGGGATCCCAACTCGGCCTACACAATGACCACCGAGAATTATCTTTTTGGTACATGCTTCATGGACATGGCGAAAACG GACGAAAATCACCAAAACAAAAGACTCTTATTGCAGGGAAGATTCAGCAAAGCGAAGGTAGACTCCTTCAACATTCCGGTATATTTTCCCATCCCACAACAATTCAAGGCCATAATAGAGAGGAACGACAAATACACAATCGAAAGAATGGAGGTCCTAGACAATCCAGGGAAGCGCAACTTGATCGGCCCAAAAGACCGTGCTGCATACCTCAGAGCAGTCTCTGAGGAAATGCTGATAGATCACTTTGGAAGCGAAATAATTGAAGAATTGTTTGATCGCTACACAAAGAAACTTGAAGCTTCACCGCTTTTCTCAGATCCCGACTGTGACAAGTCAATTATAATGTTTGTCCTCCTCCAGCGCAAACCAGAATCATATTGTTCTGCTTCTTGA
- the LOC105156277 gene encoding probable S-adenosylmethionine-dependent methyltransferase At5g38100, translating into MKMFQPYLCRRCSIRSPVLGRMLSRYAMNGGDGPHSYAQNSSYQKGVVDVAKPIIEEEISRKLDIKHLSSTFRIADFGCSTGHNSCAAMQIITEAIRRRFEIEGLISQLPDFYVFFNDKVTNDFNTLFNSLPRERLYGAAGVPGSFHGRLLPKATLDFAYSSCSLNWLSEVPKAVLDNTSPAWNQGKIHYLGARREVCEEYANQYAKDIESFLDSRAEELVPGGLMALLVPAVPASWDPNSAYTTTTEIYLFGSCFMDMAKAGRFSEAKGHNREE; encoded by the exons atgaAGATGTTCCAACCATATTTGTGTAGGCGTTGCTCGATCCGATCTCCAGTACTTGGACGAATGCTCAGCCGCTACGCTATGAATGGTGGAGATGGACCTCATAGCTATGCCCAAAACTCATCCTATCAG AAAGGAGTTGTGGATGTGGCAAAACCTataattgaagaagaaatttcCAGAAAACTAGATATCAAACACCTTTCATCCACTTTCAGGATTGCGGATTTCGGCTGCTCAACGGGCCACAATTCTTGTGCAGCCATGCAAATTATAACTGAAGCCATCAGGCGAAGGTTTGAAATAGAGGGATTAATTTCTCAACTCCCGGATTTTTACGTGTTCTTTAATGATAAAGTCACGAATGATTTCAACACTCTTTTCAATTCACTTCCACGAGAAAGACTTTATGGTGCTGCTGGAGTACCGGGTTCTTTTCATGGCCGGCTGTTGCCGAAAGCTACACTTGATTTTGCTTATTCCAGTTGTTCCCTTAACTGGCTCTCGGAGGTACCAAAGGCAGTGCTGGACAATACGTCTCCTGCATGGAACCAGGGGAAAATTCACTATTTGGGAGCTAGAAGAGAAGTGTGTGAAGAGTATGCCAATCAGTATGCCAAGGATATAGAGTCATTCTTGGATTCTAGAGCAGAGGAGCTGGTGCCTGGAGGGCTAATGGCCCTTCTTGTGCCTGCAGTCCCTGCTTCCTGGGATCCCAACTCGGCCTACACAACGACCACCGAGATTTATCTTTTCGGTTCATGCTTCATGGACATGGCGAAAGCG GGAAGATTCAGCGAGGCGAAGGGCCATAATAGAGAGGAATGA
- the LOC105156279 gene encoding probable S-adenosylmethionine-dependent methyltransferase At5g38780 yields MAQLYAMVNCFQYPRMSIRRTLSSPLDSRHRIQLNPGEQTMETSVSNLYAMNGGEGPTSYAQNSSYQRGVVDVAKPIIEEEISMKLDVKQLLLTNTKSFRIADFGCSTGHNSFPAMQIITEAVEKKFQTEGLNSQIPDFQVFFNDQVMNDFNTLFLSLPPQRSYHAAGVPGPFHGRLFPNASLDFAYCSCALNWLSEVPKAVADHNSPAWNNGKVHYTEARQEVFEAYSNHYVNDIGAFLNARAQELVQGGLMALLVPAVPAFKNSGTSYTTPTEMDLIGSCLVDMAKKGRFGEEKVDSFNFPLYFTIPDELKTIIGRSDSFNIERMEILNNPGKRTLRSVNARATYLRAVFEGLLINHFGSEIMDELFELYTKKLAASPHFLDPDNEKSIIIFVLLKRKVE; encoded by the exons ATGGCTCAATTGTATGCCATGGTGAACTGCTTCCAATATCCACGGATGTCGATACGGAGGACGTTGAGCTCCCCGCTCGATTCCAGGCATAGAATCCAGCTCAATCCGGGTGAACAAACTATGGAAACGTCTGTATCGAACCTCTATGCCATGAATGGTGGAGAAGGACCTACTAGCTATGCCCAAAACTCATCCTACCAG AGAGGAGTGGTAGATGTTGCAAAACCAATCATTGAAGAAGAAAtctcgatgaaacttgacgtTAAGCAGCTTTTGTTAACCAACACAAAGTCTTTCCGGATTGCAGATTTTGGCTGCTCAACAGGACATAACTCATTTCCGGCTATGCAAATAATCACCGAAGCTGTTGAGAAAAAGTTCCAGACAGAAGGATTAAATTCCCAAATCCCAGACTTTCAAGTGTTCTTTAACGATCAAGTCATGAATGACTTCAACACCCTTTTCCTTTCACTTCCACCCCAAAGGAGTTACCATGCTGCAGGAGTTCCCGGTCCCTTTCATGGCCGCCTCTTTCCGAATGCTTCCCTTGATTTTGCTTATTGTTCTTGTGCCCTTAACTGGCTCTCCGAAGTGCCAAAGGCAGTGGCAGACCATAATTCTCCAGCATGGAATAATGGGAAAGTTCACTATACAGAAGCCAGACAGGAAGTTTTTGAAGCCTATTCAAACCATTATGTCAATGATATAGGGGCGTTCTTGAACGCTAGGGCGCAAGAGCTGGTGCAAGGAGGGCTAATGGCACTTCTTGTTCCGGCAGTACCTGCTTTTAAGAATTCTGGCACATCCTACACTACCCCAACGGAGATGGATCTTATAGGTTCTTGCCTAGTCGACATGGCCAAGAAG GGAAGGTTTGGAGAAGAGAAGGTAGACTCGTTCAACTTTCCATTGTATTTTACCATCCCAGACGAATTAAAGACAATAATAGGGAGGAGTGACAGTTTCAATATTGAAAGGATGGAAATACTAAACAATCCAGGGAAACGCACCTTGCGCAGCGTTAATGCACGAGCCACATACCTCAGGGCAGTCTTTGAGGGATTGTTGATAAATCACTTTGGAAGTGAAATCATGGATGAGTTATTCGAGCTGTACACAAAGAAACTTGCAGCTTCACCGCATTTCCTAGACCCTGACAATGAGAAAtcgataataatatttgtccTTCTCAAGCGCAAAGTCG